The Argentina anserina chromosome 3, drPotAnse1.1, whole genome shotgun sequence genome includes a region encoding these proteins:
- the LOC126787810 gene encoding RNA-binding protein Y14, which produces MANNADVEAVDFEPEDDDLMDEDGAIDADPSASPRAAPPHKLKSAITGAASASLSAPKKTKGRGFREDRNTERSTRLAVSDLDALRALDGLEPQRSIEGWIILVTGIHEEAQEEDLLAIFGEYGEIKNLHLNLDRRTGFVKGYALIEYENFSEAQAAISKMDGDNVLTQVVNVDWAFSNGSFLDGSKKKNPRQLRDRRSRSPHRERRF; this is translated from the exons ATGGCGAACAACGCAGACGTCGAAGCCGTCGACTTTGAGCCCGAGGACGATGACCTCATGGACGAGGACGGCGCCATCGACGCCGACCCCTCCGCCTCCCCACGTGCAGCACCACCCCACAAGCTCAAGTCTGCTATCACCGGCGCCGCCTCCGCTTCTCTCTCCGCTCCTAAGAAGACCAAAGGCCGCGGCTTCCGTGAAGATCGCAACACCGAGCGCAGCACCCGCCTCGCCGTCTCTGACTTGGACGCCCTCCGTGCTCTTGACGGCCTTGAGCCCCAGCGAT CCATCGAGGGATGGATTATTCTGGTTACCGGAATCCATGAGGAGGCACAAGAAGAAGATCTGCTTGCTATATTTGGTGAATATGGGGAAATAAAGAATTTGCATTTAAATCTTGATCGCCGTACTGGATTTGTCAAG GGGTATGCTCTTATTGAATATGAGAATTTTTCGGAGGCGCAAGCTGCAATATCCAAAATGGACGGAGACAATGTGCTTACACAGGTTGTTAATGTTGACTGGGCCTTTAGCAATGGATCCTTCCTTGATGGGTCAAAAAAGAAGAACCCAAG ACAACTACGAGATCGTCGCTCAAGGAGTCCTCATAGGGAGAGGAGATTCTAA
- the LOC126787803 gene encoding uncharacterized protein LOC126787803 isoform X1, whose protein sequence is MSRLCHMIFLIWVLLTVKYFMGLGSASASWCQDHHFFPHPSRHYQQKTDRFWEFNEQTKSWVEVQLPYDLISCVNDNCTVVASIGSKTSELEEDPVVSQSEDVPRFNESLKNKVDHGCDKEEALPLRKRVSLTKMNDASIWITGQSGSIYERFWNGVQWVIAPHDLPISGAHAISIFLFNHTIFALSEAGILYQMQLSESSQPIWVEFAPTLSQNTDKEGEQSSIILIKSGVVSYDQKRVYFCTKSGSLLELREIEPPRWVNHGQPPGADVAAIANGASIREDVIYTISSAGDLYEYDRRSKPSWKKHVWREESAQDASIMPVTGSTLHGLNGDHSISLFLLTKGGKLVERRLHQRKWKWVVFGSPKDQYLTSITPVLHDDSNEKRFSLFFTTSTGSVFEYQIPKQSGIAQENQSPEAWVSHMHPLHAKVARGLAAVQIQHGRILFPLDDARLAELHLPGLGGELSGPSHQVMFRKKATVKYVWSILDAPETEGWNAEYCTEQRGPTNCITGIKDEQNDLEIARTVTRKRKGSRSQQQHYLIPGPSGTGLAKSLEEHNLPDNWINSNYHLRAMHGGRSFFLITDGGFTFEYLYTENVWIWLRHEHSTAIKGAVGNYNGSLYVVDTNGGLFLRERSDSELAWINCSSSRKGRQVVGGPPWDAIIPGRSMTADDALFLVSRIGRLLQFTVALRKFKWKDCRNPRNTKIASIVDQELFRENIVFVFGRNGRLYQYNKVTELWHEHFQSRHLILSRLPGTAMRPSLLSLTGSLFMLSVDGGLVEYHWNPMDGWSWVEHGTPHKVVTLVGSPGPSLEGNQLFLIGSNGNVYLRYMDQMTWKWKNCGFPKMGYSIAEDGRQKERNNKEQKFCTNEDLAATSRKDSENVNHLSSDCNPEVAPIRPILFAQDLVIFELKDGRLAEIRRIEGANWQWSRIIGTPTSLCTESYWTALAS, encoded by the exons ATGTCCAGATTATgccatatgatatttctcATATGGGTCCTTTTGACAGTCAAGTATTTTATGGGTCTTGGCTCTGCTTCTGCTTCATGGTGCCAAGACCACCACTTTTTCCCGCATCCCAGTAGACATTATCAGCAGAAAACAGATAGGTTCTGGGAGTTCAATGAGCAAACCAAGAGCTGGGTTGAAGTTCAATTGCCTTATGATCTGATCTCTTGTGTTAATGATAACTGTACTGTAGTGGCTTCTATTGGTTCAAAAACCAGTGAGCTAGAAGAAGACCCTGTAGTAAGTCAATCTGAAGATGTTCCAAGATTCAACGAGAGCTTGAAAAACAAAGTGGATCATGGCTGTGATAAGGAGGAAGCTTTGCCTCTGAGGAAGAGAGTTTCATTGACCAAAATGAATGATGCATCAATCTGGATCACTGGTCAAAGTGGGTCTATCTATGAGAGATTTTGGAATGGGGTACAGTGGGTCATAGCCCCCCATGATTTACCAATATCTGGAGCTCATGCAATCTCTATCTTCTTATTCAATCACACAATTTTTGCTCTATCTGAAGCAGGAATTCTCTATCAG ATGCAACTCAGTGAGAGCTCGCAGCCTATTTGGGTAGAATTCGCACCTACACTCAGTCAAAACACAGATAAAGAAGGAGAACAAAGTTCTATAATCCTAATTAAGTCTGGGGTTGTTTCATATGATCAAAA GAGAGTATATTTCTGCACAAAAAGTGGGAGTCTATTAGAACTTAGAGAAATTGAACCTCCAAG ATGGGTAAATCATGGACAACCACCTGGTGCAGATGTTGCAGCTATAGCCAATGGTGCTAGTATTAGAGAAGATGTAATTTATACCATCAG TTCTGCAGGTGATCTTTACGAATACGACAGGAGGTCTAAACCATCTTGGAAAAAGCATGTATGGAGAGAAGAATCAGCCCAAGATGCTTCCATAATGCCAGTGACCGGGAGTACATTGCATGGCTTGAATGGAGATCATTCTATATCACTGTTTCTACTAACAAAG GGTGGTAAACTGGTAGAGAGACGATTACACCAAAGGAAGTGGAAATGGGTAGTTTTCGGAAGTCCAAAGGATCAATACCTGACATCCATAACACCAGTGCTGCACGATGATTCCAATGAGAAAAGATTTTCACTTTTCTTCACTACATCTACCGGATCTGTTTTTGAATATCAGATACCAAAACAATCAG GAATAGCTCAAGAGAACCAGAGTCCAGAAGCATGGGTGAGCCATATGCACCCCTTACATGCTAAAGTTGCCAGAGGTCTTGCTGCTGTACAAATTCAGCATGGCAGAATTTTATTCCCATTGGATGATGCAAGACTTGCAGAACTGCATCTACCTGGCTTAGGTGGTGAACTCTCAGGTCCATCTCATCAAGTAATGTTCCGAAAGAAAGCTACAGTCAAGTATGTATGGTCAATACTAGATGCCCCAGAGACTGAAGGTTGGAATGCAGAGTACTGCACAGAACAGCGAGGACCCACAAATTGCATCACAGGGATAAAAGATGAGCAAAATGATCTTGAAATTGCAAGAACAGTGACAAGAAAGCGAAAAGGAAGTCGGTCACAGCAGCAGCATTACTTAATCCCAGGGCCATCAGGTACTGGCCTAGCAAAATCTTTAGAAGAACACAATTTACCAGACAACTGGATTAACTCGAATTACCATTTGAGAGCGATGCATGGAGGCAGATCATTTTTCCTTATAACAGATGGTGGTTttacctttgagtatctttatactGAAAACGTATGGATATGGCTGAGGCATGAGCACTCAACAGCTATTAAAGGTGCAGTAGGAAACTACAATGGTAGCTTGTATGTTGTTGACACTAATGGAGGTTTGTTCTTAAGGGAAAGGAGTGACAGTGAGCTAGCATGGATCAACTGCAGTTCCTCGAGGAAAGGAAGGCAAGTTGTTGGAGGCCCTCCATGGGATGCAATAATTCCGGGTAGATCTATGACAGCAGATGATGCACTCTTTCTTGTGAGCAGAATTGGGAGACTACTTCAGTTCACT GTTGCCTTGAGGAAATTCAAATGGAAAGACTGCAGAAACCCGCGGAATACCAAAATTGCATCAATAGTTGATCAGGAACTGTTCAGGGAAAATATAGTGTTTGTCTTTGGGAGGAATGGTCGACTATACCAGTACAACAAAGTGACTGAATTGTGGCATGAGCATTTCCAGTCTCGGCATTTGATTTTATCAAGACTACCTGGAACTGCAATGCGGCCATCATTGCTTTCACTAACAGGTTCATTGTTCATGCTATCGGTAGATGGAGGACTAGTAGAATATCACTGGAATCCAATGGATGGATGGAGCTGGGTGGAACATGGAACTCCACATAAAGTTGTGACATTAGTTGGTTCACCAGGTCCATCCCTAGAAGGTAATCAACTGTTTCTTATTggatcaaatggaaatgtttATCTGAGGTATATGGATCAGATGACATGGAAGTGGAAAAACTGTGGATTCCCAAAAATGGGATATTCAATTGCTGAAGATGGTAgacaaaaggaaagaaataacAAGGAGCAAAAGTTCTGCACCAATGAAGATCTTGCAGCTACTTCAAGGAAGGATTCTGAAAACGTTAACCACCTAAGCAGTGACTGTAATCCAGAG GTGGCACCGATACGACCAATTCTGTTTGCTCAGGATTTAGTAATCTTTGAGCTGAAAGATGGCAGa TTAGCTGAAATACGACGAATTGAAGGCGCAAATTGGCAATGGTCCCGAATCATAGGCACTCCAACGAGCTTATGCACAGAAAGTTACTGGACAGCTTTGGCATCATGA
- the LOC126787803 gene encoding uncharacterized protein LOC126787803 isoform X2, translating to MIYQYLELMQSLSSYSITQFLLYLKQEFSISESSQPIWVEFAPTLSQNTDKEGEQSSIILIKSGVVSYDQKRVYFCTKSGSLLELREIEPPRWVNHGQPPGADVAAIANGASIREDVIYTISSAGDLYEYDRRSKPSWKKHVWREESAQDASIMPVTGSTLHGLNGDHSISLFLLTKGGKLVERRLHQRKWKWVVFGSPKDQYLTSITPVLHDDSNEKRFSLFFTTSTGSVFEYQIPKQSGIAQENQSPEAWVSHMHPLHAKVARGLAAVQIQHGRILFPLDDARLAELHLPGLGGELSGPSHQVMFRKKATVKYVWSILDAPETEGWNAEYCTEQRGPTNCITGIKDEQNDLEIARTVTRKRKGSRSQQQHYLIPGPSGTGLAKSLEEHNLPDNWINSNYHLRAMHGGRSFFLITDGGFTFEYLYTENVWIWLRHEHSTAIKGAVGNYNGSLYVVDTNGGLFLRERSDSELAWINCSSSRKGRQVVGGPPWDAIIPGRSMTADDALFLVSRIGRLLQFTVALRKFKWKDCRNPRNTKIASIVDQELFRENIVFVFGRNGRLYQYNKVTELWHEHFQSRHLILSRLPGTAMRPSLLSLTGSLFMLSVDGGLVEYHWNPMDGWSWVEHGTPHKVVTLVGSPGPSLEGNQLFLIGSNGNVYLRYMDQMTWKWKNCGFPKMGYSIAEDGRQKERNNKEQKFCTNEDLAATSRKDSENVNHLSSDCNPEVAPIRPILFAQDLVIFELKDGRLAEIRRIEGANWQWSRIIGTPTSLCTESYWTALAS from the exons ATGATTTACCAATATCTGGAGCTCATGCAATCTCTATCTTCTTATTCAATCACACAATTTTTGCTCTATCTGAAGCAGGAATTCTCTATCAG TGAGAGCTCGCAGCCTATTTGGGTAGAATTCGCACCTACACTCAGTCAAAACACAGATAAAGAAGGAGAACAAAGTTCTATAATCCTAATTAAGTCTGGGGTTGTTTCATATGATCAAAA GAGAGTATATTTCTGCACAAAAAGTGGGAGTCTATTAGAACTTAGAGAAATTGAACCTCCAAG ATGGGTAAATCATGGACAACCACCTGGTGCAGATGTTGCAGCTATAGCCAATGGTGCTAGTATTAGAGAAGATGTAATTTATACCATCAG TTCTGCAGGTGATCTTTACGAATACGACAGGAGGTCTAAACCATCTTGGAAAAAGCATGTATGGAGAGAAGAATCAGCCCAAGATGCTTCCATAATGCCAGTGACCGGGAGTACATTGCATGGCTTGAATGGAGATCATTCTATATCACTGTTTCTACTAACAAAG GGTGGTAAACTGGTAGAGAGACGATTACACCAAAGGAAGTGGAAATGGGTAGTTTTCGGAAGTCCAAAGGATCAATACCTGACATCCATAACACCAGTGCTGCACGATGATTCCAATGAGAAAAGATTTTCACTTTTCTTCACTACATCTACCGGATCTGTTTTTGAATATCAGATACCAAAACAATCAG GAATAGCTCAAGAGAACCAGAGTCCAGAAGCATGGGTGAGCCATATGCACCCCTTACATGCTAAAGTTGCCAGAGGTCTTGCTGCTGTACAAATTCAGCATGGCAGAATTTTATTCCCATTGGATGATGCAAGACTTGCAGAACTGCATCTACCTGGCTTAGGTGGTGAACTCTCAGGTCCATCTCATCAAGTAATGTTCCGAAAGAAAGCTACAGTCAAGTATGTATGGTCAATACTAGATGCCCCAGAGACTGAAGGTTGGAATGCAGAGTACTGCACAGAACAGCGAGGACCCACAAATTGCATCACAGGGATAAAAGATGAGCAAAATGATCTTGAAATTGCAAGAACAGTGACAAGAAAGCGAAAAGGAAGTCGGTCACAGCAGCAGCATTACTTAATCCCAGGGCCATCAGGTACTGGCCTAGCAAAATCTTTAGAAGAACACAATTTACCAGACAACTGGATTAACTCGAATTACCATTTGAGAGCGATGCATGGAGGCAGATCATTTTTCCTTATAACAGATGGTGGTTttacctttgagtatctttatactGAAAACGTATGGATATGGCTGAGGCATGAGCACTCAACAGCTATTAAAGGTGCAGTAGGAAACTACAATGGTAGCTTGTATGTTGTTGACACTAATGGAGGTTTGTTCTTAAGGGAAAGGAGTGACAGTGAGCTAGCATGGATCAACTGCAGTTCCTCGAGGAAAGGAAGGCAAGTTGTTGGAGGCCCTCCATGGGATGCAATAATTCCGGGTAGATCTATGACAGCAGATGATGCACTCTTTCTTGTGAGCAGAATTGGGAGACTACTTCAGTTCACT GTTGCCTTGAGGAAATTCAAATGGAAAGACTGCAGAAACCCGCGGAATACCAAAATTGCATCAATAGTTGATCAGGAACTGTTCAGGGAAAATATAGTGTTTGTCTTTGGGAGGAATGGTCGACTATACCAGTACAACAAAGTGACTGAATTGTGGCATGAGCATTTCCAGTCTCGGCATTTGATTTTATCAAGACTACCTGGAACTGCAATGCGGCCATCATTGCTTTCACTAACAGGTTCATTGTTCATGCTATCGGTAGATGGAGGACTAGTAGAATATCACTGGAATCCAATGGATGGATGGAGCTGGGTGGAACATGGAACTCCACATAAAGTTGTGACATTAGTTGGTTCACCAGGTCCATCCCTAGAAGGTAATCAACTGTTTCTTATTggatcaaatggaaatgtttATCTGAGGTATATGGATCAGATGACATGGAAGTGGAAAAACTGTGGATTCCCAAAAATGGGATATTCAATTGCTGAAGATGGTAgacaaaaggaaagaaataacAAGGAGCAAAAGTTCTGCACCAATGAAGATCTTGCAGCTACTTCAAGGAAGGATTCTGAAAACGTTAACCACCTAAGCAGTGACTGTAATCCAGAG GTGGCACCGATACGACCAATTCTGTTTGCTCAGGATTTAGTAATCTTTGAGCTGAAAGATGGCAGa TTAGCTGAAATACGACGAATTGAAGGCGCAAATTGGCAATGGTCCCGAATCATAGGCACTCCAACGAGCTTATGCACAGAAAGTTACTGGACAGCTTTGGCATCATGA